One Gossypium raimondii isolate GPD5lz chromosome 3, ASM2569854v1, whole genome shotgun sequence genomic window carries:
- the LOC128039926 gene encoding uncharacterized protein LOC128039926, with protein sequence MSDLRDMFAHLSFFDDGGIFAELEVKSTWVLEIKDKQSLDGTITPQFKQVKDGSTKDFGINSDGIFCFRWRYCVPNDHNLRQSTLQKAHSSSYVMHPGSIKMYQDLREVYWWPDPKREVTEFISKCLTCRQVKTKPQYPSGLLQPIQIPR encoded by the coding sequence ATGTCTGACTTGAGGGACATGTTTGCTCACTTGAGTTTCTTTGATGATGGTGGTATTTTTGCAGAATTAGAAGTAAAATCTACTTGGGTTCTGGAAATTAAGGATAAGCAGAGTTTGGATGGAACTATAACACCTCAGTTTAAACAGGTTAAGGATGGATCGACCAAGGACTTTGGGATTAACTCTGATGGAATTTTTTGCTTTAGATGGAGGTATTGTGTGCCTAATGATCATAATTTGAGACAATCTACACTTCAAAAAGCACATAGTAGCTCTTATGTTATGCATCCTGGTAGCATTAAGATGTATCAAGATTTGAGGGAAGTGTATTGGTGGCCGGATCCTAAACGTGAAGTGACCGAATTCATATCTAAATGTTTGACTTGTCGGCAAGTTAAAACGAAGCCTCAGTATCCATCAGGGTTGCTCCAACCAATTCAAATACCACGGTAG